The nucleotide sequence AGATGCCATCAAATCCGGCTAACAACGATCGTCCAAAGAGAGAAGGTCGAGTGAGTATCTCAGAAATAAGGATAAGCTCTGAAAGAAACCTTTAGCGACTCATGCGGATTGTTTCAGTCGCAAGCCAGTTCGCGGCAACTCAACCGGTGCGTTAGAACAGCTTGTCGATCATTGCTCGCATACACTTCCAACAGAGCATCTTCTGGGGCATCGAAGAGGATGCGATCGCAGGGAAACACCACCTTCTCCCAATCGCGATGCGAGCCACTCGACAATTTGGCCACCTGAACGCGATCGCTAGCATTAAAGTAGTA is from Synechococcus sp. PCC 7336 and encodes:
- a CDS encoding DUF1830 domain-containing protein, with protein sequence MTYLEAPEPLIPPNATKPPLRLCYYFNASDRVQVAKLSSGSHRDWEKVVFPCDRILFDAPEDALLEVYASNDRQAVLTHRLSCRELACD